The DNA sequence acaattaatcaaatggccacaggactacctacatgtacaaatgacctctaacctgtacacccgcacactgactcggtaccggtaccccctttatatagcctcgttattgttatgttatagtGTTACtttgtatacattttttaaactttagtttatttggtaaatatctTCTTAACTTTTCTTGAACTGgactgttggttaaaggcttataagtcagcatttcacggtaaggtctacacttgtattcggcgcatgtgacaaataaagtttgtttaGATTTGTCCAGTTTGAAGCCTAACAGGCCTGCTACAATGGACGTATCATCTCTGCAGAGTGTGAGAAGTAGGAGAGCGAGGCGCTGCTCAGCGTCTGGTTCTATTTCAACATTCCCGCCTGTGAACACGTGATGAAGTGGATCACGTGCTGCTAAAAGTTCTGCTTCCAGTGTAGCTGGTCCATTCCTACTGCTCCCCCGTGTCGTTCCCCCGTGTCGTTCCCCTGGCTAGAAAACCCACCTGTCTGGTTTTGGCAGAGGTCTCCACGAAGGGCACACCATAGCCGCGGGCCAgctcctgagcctgcctgctctCCACGCTCCGACTCCCCAGGTCACTCTTGTTCCCCACCAGCACCATAGGCACACTGTCACTGTCCTTCACCCTGTTGATCTGTTCTCTGAGGAGGAGAAAAAAGGAGTGAGAAGTGGAAAGGAAGAATAGGACCAAGAGGTAGAGTCATGTGCCAAACAAATGGACATGACAAAAAGAACATCTAAATATACTTCCAAAGCCTCGTCTCCGTTGTCAGTGACAACGCAGTTCCTCCATGTCCGCCCGGCCGGACGGGAACCCACATGGTTCAAATGATCACGTTGACTTCATGGGCCGTCAGTCCTTGCATTCATAGAGCCATCTATACATTTGAGTGGCTACAGATATCcagtcccatccctcagctttaaccttttgcgtgtagggggcagtattttagtttttggctaaaaaaacgtacccatttgaaactgcctatttctcagccccagaaactagaatcaGATTAGGAtggaaaactctaaagtttccaaaactgtaaaaatattgtctgtgagtataacagaactgatatagcaggcgaaagcctgaggaaaatccaatcaggaagtgcctcttattttgaaacctctccgttcctatgcatgcctatcctccatttaaagggatgtcAACCAGATTCCcctttctatggcttccctaaggtgtcaacagtctttagacatagtttcaggcttttattttgaaagatgagcgtgaaggatcacattgTTTAAGTGGATatgtgggggctctcagagtgagttttgcgccagtgagtaaagccgccattgttcctcccgctgttattgaaaaacctacacactctgttgatatattatcaaatatagattttaaaaacaacatgaggattgattacaaaaaacatttgacatgttactgtggacattatggagacTATTTGGAATATAcctctgcgttgtcgtgaccgctctttcctgtggatttctgaacataacgcgacaaacaaactgaggtattttgggtataaatataatctttatggaacaaaaggaacatttgttgtgtaactgggagtctcgtgtgaaaacatccgaagatcaaaggtaaaccatttttttgattgcttttctgattttggTGACCAAGCTACTTAAAGCAAACCAAGTAGTGGGAACTCTGTTTAGCTGTTGTTCCACATTTAGAGTTGGGCCTTAATTGGGGCGTGATGCCTAACGGAGTCTGACAACAGGGAAAAGAATGCTAACGGAACATCATAATGACTCCACAGCGTTGTGTTCAGTAGTTGCGGACCGTAGCAAAACCTTTGGTCTGTTGCGGAACATTTTGCAACGGAAATAGTTTACTCCAAACGGAGTAGGTCCCTCCCAGTTTCCTTCTGTTTGCTTCTTGGTGTAAACGGTTTCCGTTGCAAAACTTTTCACAAACAGGCCAAATGTTTCACTACGGGCTGCGAATAATGAATACACTCCAGGTGTCGGACAGCAGTCACTGTGACAGACAGTCAGTACCTGTACAGGTGAACATCCTCAAAGGACTTGATGTTGTTGATGGCGAACACACAAAGGAAGCCTTCCCCTGTCCTCATGTACTGGTCCCTCATGGCGCTGTACTCCTCCTGACCTGCTGTGTCCAGGATGTCCAGCAGACACGTCTCTCCGTCAATCACCACCTGCTTCCTGTACGAGTCCTAGATTGAACATAAAGCTTAAGCTTAATATCCTAGAACTCTTAGCATAAATGAGGAATTCAAAACAATGGGACCAGCGATGCTAATAAGCAACACCGCTGGGAATCTATTTTCAGAAGCTTCCACATGGAATTATAAGGTTTTGCTAACCTAGATATATTCAATCTAGTACAAGTCCTAAAATAGgggtgtgttcattaggcaccaaatggaaggaAAGAAgcagaaacagggagggactacctggacttgtccaatgagaaaatgtttatttttgttttccattgcaaaactgtattttttttctgtTGCTCTAATGCAGTGGGTCCCAACTCCTGTCCTGGAGAAACCCACAGCAGAACACATTTTTGTAGCCCCGGACAAACagacctgattcaactcattgagggcctgatgactagttagaatcaggtgtgcttcaCCGGGgctacaataaaaatgtgtactgttggggtactCGAGGACTGGATTTGGGAACTGCTGCCTAAATTAACATTATCCAGAGACAACAGGTGCCAATTTCTAATAGACTCCTACCACCTACCCATAGGTACTGGTGTGAATCTGAATGGATTGGAAAGCATGATGGTAACAATGTTTGGAAAGTAATAACCCCTCCCCTTTGCCACCCTCATAGCTTACAGAACCACTCTGTAAATCATTCTAACCATTTAGCTAGCGGCAACACTTATCCTAATGATCAGGGGACTGTGGATAGATATCATAGAATAGAATCTACATAGACTCCATATAGTGGGTTACTACTTTGAAGCAGACAATTTCAATCGAATTAACTTACTATTAAATGGCAACTCCACAACTTTCTAACCTCCTATTCATTATTTCCATCACCAAACCAGCGTCTACATCTGTGGAAACGGCTCATTTCTAcataaaaaaactatttaaaaaaatcatttttaaatGACATCAAAgttaaaaacaatatatatatatattttcaaacacTGACATTCACATTGATGGGGGGAGCAAGAAATAGCATCCCTTTGGCTAGAAACTCGTTGCAGTTTTTGAAAATCACAGTTTCTCTTACTTCTAAtcctaccctgtgatgtcacagaagCATTTTTTTTTAGAAACCCTTCTTATACTTTTTAACTACAGATCATAACAACGTGCCATTTTCATATATGCAGACACTCGTTTGGTGCTGGAGATATAAGGGGAAAAGGGGCGGAGTTGCCCTTTAATAAGAGTCACAGAGAGACAAACACCTGCAACTCACCTCGATGGTGGGGTCATATTCATCCACAAAGTGATTCTGGATGAGCTGGATAGTTAAGGCACTCTTTCCAACACCTCCAGCACCCACCACAACAAGCTTATACTCAGTCATGcctagagagagcgggagaaagagaAACACGTGTTTCCATTAAAgcttcacatagaaatgtgtgttatagatctgtccttctcattgaaagcaagtctacgtggtagatctgttctatgtaagCTATtactatgcttcccgttcttatgTTATGTTTCTGCTTCTTTTGGTTTCTTACACCAGCttcaaaacagctgaaaatacaatatttttgtttatggaaaatatatttcacagaggTTTAGATAGTACAATGGTTCTCTACACAATGAcggcttgttttgtcacattaactgaaattaggcaaactatttagAATTGTAGCAACCAGAAAATGGCGGAGCGATTCCTGCATATTGCATCTTTAATAGCAcatagaatgacagatctataactcccaTTTCTATATACATTGTTGGGTCACCCAAAAAATTACATATTGTAGCTTTTACTGTTGAATCCATGTACattcatttttattattattattattttacacctttatttaactaggcaagtcagttaagaacaaattcttattttcaatgacggcctaggaacagtgggttaactgatttAAGTACTAGTTGCTTTCTTACTTGTAAAAAGTTCtgaaatgtctgtgtgtgtaattgtgtgtgtgcatgtcaaaTTTACACCTG is a window from the Oncorhynchus kisutch isolate 150728-3 unplaced genomic scaffold, Okis_V2 Okis06b-Okis10b_hom, whole genome shotgun sequence genome containing:
- the zgc:55558 gene encoding GTPase HRas; protein product: MTEYKLVVVGAGGVGKSALTIQLIQNHFVDEYDPTIEDSYRKQVVIDGETCLLDILDTAGQEEYSAMRDQYMRTGEGFLCVFAINNIKSFEDVHLYREQINRVKDSDSVPMVLVGNKSDLGSRSVESRQAQELARGYGVPFVETSAKTRQGVEEAFYSLVREIRRYKETNRSNKKSKKSTQRRCTIL